The nucleotide sequence ATAGTCATAGGAGACATCGCTGTTGGGATCGCCCTGAAACGAAGTGGCCAGGATGGGTTGTAGAGTTTTGATGGTGACTATAATGGCTGGCATGGTAGCAAAAAAGCGATCGAGGTAATTTGAGGGTAGAGATTCTCCATGAAGGCGACAGCACACATGTCCCCGTCCCCGGTTACGACCACTGCCCAGATAACGAAGGGTTTTGGCTCCGATCATTAGCAGACAAAGCTGATCATCGGTTGGTTGCTGCTCAAAAGAGAGGTCAGCCGTAAAGGTCAGGTCTCTCAATACAACACGAGCAGAGCGGAGACTACCTTTATCTGGTACGCCACTTTCAGGATTGATGGCCGTTTGGCGACGGATTGTGGTGAGAGAGTCTAGAATTTCAGCTTTGGTTAGCTTCTCAGCCTTAATTTGATGAGCAACTGCCTGGCGCAAATCTTCCGGCAAACGAGCATCCCCCACATGAATTGCTCCCATTGTGTCCATGGTGCTGCCGGGTTTGCCAAACAATTTCCCAGCGACCCCTTGCCAGTGAGTTTTTTGATTGTCAGGTAAGGTATGGATCAAATTGTCACATTCTTCACTCAATAAGCCTTTGAGGGTTCGTCCACGCAAATAGGGAAATCCATAGGGATCATGTTCCACTTCCTGATCAATCAAGCCAGCTACACCGTCCCCTCGACCAAAGGTGGTGTCACTGAGCAAGTGAATGTTGAGCGTATAAGTTGGCATTTATTTGCTCCCCTGCTGCCGTAATGCTTGCAGAAACGCTTTGACCGCTTGAGGTTCTGCCTCTGGCTGAATGTAGGTTGCCAGTAGCGTGAAATCTAAATCTGGGAAAAAAGTACTTTGCTCAATGGAGTCGTAATCAGAACTGGAATCATTCAAGCGGTACAGTGAAAAGCGATTATCCTGCCAGAACCATACTTCTTTCACTCCCAGTCCTTGATAGACCTTGAGTTTGTCAATACTGCCACTGCTAATCACGACCTCAATGGCCAGATCTGGAAGGTCTTTGCGAGTTCCAATGCAATAGCTTTCATCCGGTTCCAGTCCTCTTGCCGCTGCTTCCCGTCTAAATGTTGCCGAGCCGCAGCTAAACAAATTGATATCTCGCTCCAGAGCATAGACTTCTATTAAACGCGCAATCATTTTTTTAAGCATCTCACGCCCAGGAGAGATGGTCATGATCTCCAGGTTTCCCTCTAGGTAGGTGAGGCGTAGGTGAGGGCGATCGCCAAACATTGCAATCAGGGTTTCGTACTGCTGCCAGTTCACATGGGGCAGACAAATTCGCGCCTCGCTGAGGGGGTCGAGTGGTTTTGTTAGCACACTCATTGGCTCACCTCCAAGGGAATGTAAAAGTCCATTGCTTCGATCGCATCAAAATAACCACAGATACCATCTAGCCACCCCTGTTCTGCCAGTGGAGATTTCAGTCTGCGATCGCTACCAGGCATGATAGGAAGTGTCTCTAACTGATAAGCCGTTAAAAACGACTTGGTTGCCGCTGATCCTTGTCGCAACACTTCTCGCAGTGCCATCACTTTATTCCGCTTCTCTTTCCAGTCACCTTTTATAAACTCTTTGATCACGGATTCAAAACTTGGCCAGTTTCGCCAATCATAAGGGTCAGCATCTAACAGAAGCGGCCGCATTTCCAGATGCTTATCTGTTGGCTTGCCATCTGTCTTATCTGTTGGCTTGCCATCTTGACTGCGATATTCCCGCTCTCGAATTTCTGCCAGGTCACCGAGCAAACCACTGGCTGCGATATGCCAGTCAATGGCAGAAACAGCTTCTGAACGCTCATCTCCGCCCCGTTCGCGTTTGGCAATTTTCTTGGCAGATTGACACAGGGCTTCACTGAGTTCATAGGCTCTGGCAAAGGGGTAGTGGGCTTTCACAATGCAAACGCCAGCACAAGCCGTTAATGATTTACCATCTGCAATGGGTTGTGTTTCAAATAACTGGAGGGCGCGAACTGCCAGCGTTAATCCCAGGCGACCATCGCAGACAAACATAATATCATCTCCACCATAAACCAGTGGCCGGAAGGGTAGCTTTTGGGTTGTCAGGTCTAGTTTGTCTTTGAGCATGTCCCAGTTAGAAATGAGTTCTTGAGTCAACTGTTGGAGAACGACTTCCCCAGCCTGTTCAACACTCCGCGAAAGGTCGCGCATGGCGGTAATGTAGTCGCGATCGCTTTTATCCTTAGCAAATTCCTGGAATCTTTTTCCCATGCTGTTGCCATCAATATGTACGACGGCAAGGTAGCTCATTTCGTCCCTGGAACGTCCAAAGTCGTCGAAATCCAGAGGAATGTCCCATCCATCGGGCAGTTGCAGCGTCTGTTTCAATTGTGTATTCGCAGGCTTGACAGCATCCAGTTTCGCTACAATTTCCCTGGAAACCGGATAGTCCGCAGGCGAACCATGATTCTGGCTCTGATCAACTGCCACCAAGCGCGTGGAGTTGCAGTCTTGCGTTACACCCAAACCTAAGAGCGGAGAAGAGGGAATGCGCGATCGCTTCTTCACGTCCAGATCAACTTTCATCATCTCCTGGACTGTATCGTAAAGCTGATCTTGCCCCCACTCAAAATCATGGCGATGAGCCACCACCAGGTTAATACCTGGAGCTTCTTTTAGGACTTTAAAGCTGAGTTTCTGGGTGAACGAAATAGCTACTTCAGCCGACTTAAACAGTAAGACGGTGTTACCACCCCCAGCATAAACCAACTCTGCATCCTGAGTTTCAATCGAGGCTTCAGGGTCTTCAATCCCAAGTTTATCGCGCAGAATCTGCTTCACCCAGGCATCCGTCACCTGCCCAACCAAGTAGGACGAACCGATGTTTTCCCGCAGGCGGTTGCTGCCAAAAATATAGGACTGAATTCCAGTGGTATCGAGAACTGTGACGGTTAATTTCATCGGCCAGCCTCCGCATCGTTATCGCGAATCCAACCAATGACTTCATTGGCAAAGTTAGCCACATGATGACGCCCGAAAAGCCTAATTTGCTTTTGTGACAACAGATTACCCATTTCAGATGCCAGACCGCCTAGGTCATCATTGAAAGAAAACAAGGCGACTCTTGCTTCACTGCCGCCAAGTTGTTGCGATCGCAGATAGGCTTCAAATAGTTTTGATTTGCAAAGTCCCCGATCTGCTGTTGTCGTACAAGAAATTGCAAATAGTTGGTAGCCATAGGTAAACGCCACATCAAATTCAAACCCCTCCTGAGTCCCCGCTAATGGCACCTCAAAGTTTAGACCATAGTCAGAAATGCCAGCTTTCTTGGCAATTGACTGGATCTGACCAAGAAGATAATGTTCTAACCAGGTACCATCTAGCCATTTGCAAAAATCTTGGAGATCTTTGAAATCTTGATGCCTTTCAACGAGTTCCAAGGAGAGATAATCATCTTGATTCAGAAATTCTTTTTGCCGCAATCCTTCTACAATCTCCTTCGGTAAACAAATCGTTGGAAAAGATAGTCCCTTGAGATCAGTTTTGGATTTCCAGTTACCTGGCTTTCCGCCTGCCTTTTTAGGTTTTCTTGCTGCCTGGTTAGAATCACCATCTCCCTCGCAAAAGATTGAGTAAAACCAATGAAACCAAGCTTTTCCTTTCGCTGAATCTTGATGAGCTTCAGCTAATCGAGTTGCCAAATCAAGTAGAGTTGGGGCTTTAGCAGGTTGTTTGTTATCTTTCCACTTGAGTCCATGAAGCTCAAAAAGGGTACTAAGACTAATAGTGACATCCTCCGAGCGAATAGGAATTTTGAGGCTTTCTCCCATTTCTTGATCGACACACATCTCTAGCCGTCGCGGGTCAAGGTAGCTAAAAACGGCTTCTTGTCCCTTCTCCTTGAACATGGCGCGATAGGCATGAACTGCCATTGCCTTCGTACCACCCGTGTAATTCAGGCCGACTTGTCCATTCAGATCCTTTACGACTTTCTGGATCCTTGTCTGAATTTGGTGCGCATCAGACTCATACTCTTCGAGGGGAACCAGTTGAGCCTTTTGAAAACCCGTTAGCTCATTATCCAAAATCCTTTGTAGCCGTTGAGCGGGTCTTTCAGTTCCAGTAGTGTAGACCAGATAGGGAGTGCCACCTTGCTGGAGTAATAGTCTGGCTGCTACGTAATTTGGCAATGGGTTCTCGCCGATTAGCAGAAAGAGATGGTCAACTTGATAGTCGGTAAACTTAGAATCGCTCATATTCACACTCAGTACTTTGTCGTTGGAAGATTACGGTTGGATTATGGTTGTGGGAGATGTGAACCTCAAGTCGTCTGGGGCAAGAGGGTCTTCACTTGCTCCAGCAACACCGATGGAACCGCACACGGGTTACCCTGCACCCAGGGACCGCAGGTGATCTCCAACCAGGGTTCCCGTCTGTGGACGGTTTCGCACGCTTCCAGAGAACTGTGAATCACCGCCAGGCATTTGAGGTTGCCCCGATCGCCGCAAAACTCGTGCCAGGATGGAATTTCTTCTGGCTTGGAACTAATCACGATGTAGTGAGTACAGGCTTCCAGCAGCGGCACTTTCTCTGTTTGCACTTTACCGCCCACATCAACCAGAACCAGAGATTTCTGGCGACGCAGGTTGAGAATGGCCTGGGCATGGTGAGGAAAAAAGCGATCGGTCAGGCCGCCTTTGTTGGCCAGTTTGTAGGCTTCCCGGTCGGCATCGGTGGCCATTTCATCCAGTTCCAGAATCCAGTTGCCCTCTCCATCCCAGTGGGCGCGTTGCAGGTAGATATTGGGATAGGTGGGCAGCAGGGCGGTAAACAGCCCATGGGAGAGCACCGACTTACCGCTATCTGGGGGGCCGACGACCATCACAGCAGAGCAAAGGCGGGGACGGGGATTGCCACTCAGATCAACTGGGAACACCTGTCCGATTTGGGCCTGGCGAGAGTGGGTAGCGACGACCACTGCTCCCAGGCGGGGGTCATAACAGGCAACCCAGGCGGTTGGGTGCAACTCGTGGACGAGGTAGGCATAGAGCCAGATGGGAGCGCGTCCAGAAATCACGACTCCACCACGGGTATCAATGCCGGGAGGCAATTCCAGATTGCCTAAGTCATCCGGCGCAACCAGACGGTCTTTAGTCGCTAGTTCAATGTCGAGCACTTGATAGCTTAAGGTTTGCCATGAACAAGGCTGACTGAGGGTGAGACGGATCGGGGGTGGCGACTGCATTTTTCTTAGTGGTAAATTCTCTATGCTGTTATAACATTTGAGTTGAAAGGGGGTCTTCAAAATTCAACCGATGTTTACCTATCCACCCAGTCCTGGGATTTTGCAATGGCTCAGTGGAGGACAATTTGCCAGTCGGTTGCTGCGATCGCTGCGGCTCTGGTGGTTACTGAATCGACTCTACGGGTCAGAATGCCATTGGGAGACGGAGTTGCCACAGCCCTTCCGCTATGGGGCATTGCGCGATCGCCTGTTTGCTCCCAGTCATTCTCCATCGGAGATAGACTCGGTTGCGGCGGTGGTTGCAGCCTGTCGCGGCACGGATTGTGTGTGTCAGCGATCGCTGCGTTCTTTCTTAATCTATCCATCCCTTTCACAATCAATTCCGGAGTGGATTCACGAAACGGCTCAACGCACAGGCTTAACCCCTACAGACATTGAAACCTATCTCGATCAGGTGCCCTTTGCGGTCACCCATCGTTCCCTGCGCCAGGACTTGGCCCTGTTAGTTGCCCAGGGCTGGTTAACACAGGTCTCTCACCGTGGCTACTCCTGTTTACCCGCATTCCAGTGGCCCCAGCCCCCAGTGGAAGCAGTTCCTCAGCTTGACTGGGCGGGTTTCTCGCCAGCCCAGACCTGGCAATTGCTGCATATTTTGGAATCCGTTGCCTTTGTGCAGCCGAATCTGGATGTGGTGATCCATACCCTGTGGGAACAGGTGGGGCGGTTGCATCCCTCGACTGCTAAGCAGAATCCATCACCGGGCCGTCGCATTTTTCTGCATTTTGACTATATCCTGTCCCTGGAAGCCCAGGAACAGGTGGATGATTTACAACAACAAATCGAATCCCTCTGGCAAACCCCGGATGGAGGGGTGATTCAGTTTGAGACATGGGTGGCCAAAGAACAGCGCCTTGCCCGCGTCACGGTTTATCCTGTGTGTTTGCACTATGCCCGTCGAGCCAAGTATCTCAGTGCTTATGGCATTGATCCCTTCGGTCAGGTTGCCTGGCATAATTACCGGCTTGATCGCATTTGTTCCCAGCATTTACGAGTGTTGCCCTGGGGTGATCCGGAAGTGTCTGCCATCCTAAAACAACAGCGAAAGACGGGAACGCTGCCCACCCCCGAATGGATTGAGCAACAACTGGAGGAAGCCTGGGGCTTTAACTTTTACCTTCCCAAGGCGTTGCTGATTCTGCGCTTCTCTCCCATCTTTGCGAAGGATTATGTGGACGATACGGTGCGCCATGCCACCTTTCGTAAAATTGCCTATGCAGACCTGTTTCCCCTGATTACACAACACATTATGGATGGGCGGGAACGCCAGGCTGTCCTGGAGATTTTACAGCGGCGATCGCCCGATGATGCCTACTATCAGGCCTGGGTGCGGGTGGGGGATATTAATGTGATTATGCGGCTGCGGGACTGGCGACCGCAGGGGGAAGTGATTGCTCCGTTAAGCCTGCGGCAACAAATGCTGGCAGAAGTGGAGGAGGAGCGATCGCACTATATCGGATCTCAGGAATGAGGATTTGTATTTTGAAACTTCACCACAGAGGCACGGAGGGCACAAAGGAATTGCTCTGTGTTCTTTGTGTTTCTGGGGTCGAGTTCTATTTCGGGTTGTTTAATTCAGGCTCCTTTTGCTCACAATGGATAACCGTGTAGATCCACTACTGCTATTTAGCAACACCACCCAAAACCATTACGATGTACATTTTGGCTCTGGACCAGGCCAATGATCATCCAACACAAGCTCCTGAGAGAATGGACATTCTGCTGCTGGATGTCAATTGACACGAGAAATTGTTCAACGCATCATAGAGTCAGGAAGTAGGAGCCATAGTGTTCCTGTTGGGGGTGGTCATTCTTAGCATTGAAATTCTTAGCATTGGAATCAGGCTCTCCTTCTCAGGTGCGTTTCAACTCCAGACAGTTTTGTCAGTCAATCAGCACTCTAATCATGTTGTGGCTCAGTGTTATTCGAGCCTAAGGGGGTTCTATGAATTATCTGCACTGGTTCGCTGCTGCTACAATCACCCCCTTCTTGTTTGCAACCACCCAGTTATCCATTCCTGCTTCCGTCCAGGCACAAATTTTAGCTGCTCCTGATGGTACCAACACCCTCGTCAACCAGATGGGTAGCACCTTTAGCATCACGGGTGGCACACAGGCAGGCTCCAATCTGTTTCATAGCTTTCAACACTTCAGCGTCAACCCGGGTCAGACTGCCAGTTTTTTGTCGAATCTTGTGATCGCCAATATTCTGACCCGTGTTACTGGTGGCCATGCTTCACTGATCAATGGATCGATTCAGGTCAGTGGGAGCAATGCCAACCTGTATCTGATGAATCCAGCCGGGATAGTCTTTGGAGCCAATGCCAGCCTGAACGTGCCCGGTTCGTTTACGGCAACCACTGCAAATGGCATTGGAGTTGGCAATGGGTGGTTTAATGCGCTTGGCAACCATCACTATCCAGCGCTGACGGGCCAGCCTGACCCGTTTGCTTTTACTACTATGCAACCAGGGGCGATCATCAACGCAGGCAATCTGGCGGTAGGCCAGGGGCAACGGCTGACCCTCCTGGGCGGTGTCGTTATTAATGCTGGAACTGTAACGGCTCCAGGAGGGACGGTAACCATCGCTGCCGTGCCGGGTGAAAAGCTGGTACGCATTCATCAGGAAGGGCACCTGCTAAGCTTTGATTTACCTGCCGAAACCCGCTCAATTCTCAGTTCCTCAGCAATGACCCCCGCGTCTCTGCCAGCGCTCTTGACCGGCGGCCATTTGGGAAGCGCAACCGATTTGACTGTGGAGAATGGCACAGTGAGGTTGACTGGCTCAGTTCTTCCTGTGACCGGGGGAGATGTCGTTGTCAAAACGCTCACGACTCAAACGGCAACCCTCTCTGCGGCCAACAACCTGCTGCTGTCAGAAAGTCAGCTCCGCACCACTGGGGACTTGAATTTGCAAGCTGCTAATACAGTAATGGTGCGGGACAGTGTGACCCATCCAGTTGCCATTCAGGCTGGCAGGCATTTGACCATTCAGGGCGATCGCGGCATTGACATTCTGGCGCTGAATCATCTGCAACAGGGAAAACCCATCCAGGCAGGTGCCAATCTATCCCTGATCAGTGATGGGGTGATTTCTGGAGACACTCACTACGGCAGCGGTGGCAACTTTATCCTGCGATCGCTGAGTGGTGCCATCGCCAGCTTCGTCAGCCTGTACGACCCGGTGATTAGCTCAAACAGCAGCGTATTATTCGCCGGCAATTACACTGGCCCCTCCCTTAAAGTCGAGGCGAGGGGCGATATCACGTTTACAGGAGGAATCACCATTAACGCCGCGGATCCGACCGCAATCGATGCCAATAGTGCGGATCAAAACTTGTTGCGCGGTGGACGGGCCTTAATTTTGCGGGCAGGTCGTTCGGTTCTGGATAATCCTCCTAATGTGCCAATCCTGGGGTTTAGTGACCCTACTAGAGTAGCGACTGGTAGTGTGACAGTGGGGGGCGCGATCGCAACTGCTGCTTCACCCGAAGTTCCCCTCACCGTTGTCATCACAGCAACCGGCAATGTTACAACCCAGGCAATCACGACGAGCCAAACCCCTGGAGAAGGCGGCAATATCAGCATCAGCAGTACAAATGGGGGGATTTCGACGGGTGCAATTCTGGCTCGGCAAGTATTGGATTTTTATGGGGGTTTTTCTCCAGAAGGGGGCAGTGTCATTCTGTCAGCTCCGAATGGCAGCATTACCACAGGCGACCTTGAGGCTGGTTTTTCGGTTGATGGAGCAGGCAATCGAGTGGGTGTGAGCTTAACCAGTCAGGGACCCATCCAGACAAGCAATATCCGTGCTTTACACTCCGTGCAACTGAATTCAACCGCAGGGAATGTGGTAGTTGAAACCATTCGTACAGCCACAACCAACTTTGACGGAACAGAGATTACGGTCACCACGCCTGGACTCTTTCAAGCACGAGGCACCTTCACACCCAATCCAGTTCTAAACAATTTGCTTGTCAGGCGAGTGGACATTGATGCACCTGGAAACGAAGACATTGTTCAATTTCTGAAATCTCAGGGTGTTTTGGATGCAAATGGAGTCATTGTTCCCGCCGTCAATCAACCGCCTGGAACAGAGCATCCAATCGTTTCTGTGGATGCAGCAAGTGGATGCCGAACAGTAGTGGTCGATGTTCGGGGAGATGAGATTCCAGTCAGTATTCTGGCGGGACGCGGTGATGACCTCCCAGTCGTCCGTATTCAGCATGGGGGGCGTTCAGTCGATACTACCCAGACCAATGATCTGTTAGGACGACGATTCGTCACAATTACTGGTCTGGGTGGCAGCGATGGCACTCAATTTGTTGTTGGCGGTGTCCCGGTTCGTCTGGTAACTTTCAGCATTACCTCCGACTTTACAGCCCCCGAGGTAGACGACAGGGGTAGTACTCCCTACAATGGCCCGGCTATTCGTTACCAAACCTTTGCGCCTGCACTATTTGGATCCGATCAGTTTCCGGTTGACATCAGCGGCACGGCTGGTGCCATTGCGACAATTCCAACCGTGACCAATGCCACTTTTCCTGGGTCGCTTGAAGGCATTGTTTTCAGACCTGCAACGAATTCTAATCCTCTCAACCCGATCAGTTCTGCTCCAGTGATTAGAGGAAATGAAGCTTCTCTAGCGGGGGATGGGAGTTCGATAGTCAACCCGGTAATCACCTCGGTTGCTGAACAGTCCTTGCAACGCCAGCCTCAGAAACCTGCCTGCGAAGGGATACTGGCAACCACCTCCACACCTCCTCCCGAAGCGCGATCGCCATTCTCTGTGACCAATCCGTGCGGTTCTCTTAGCGACGAAGCCCAGATTTTAAGAATTCTTCGCGAAGATGAAAACTGAAAACCAGAAAATGCCTGGATAATGATTTTTTGGGAAGGTTGTATGGGGGATGTTATTTCCCACAAGGAGGCTTAGCCCATCGCCCCCATTTGATCCTTACTTTTTACTACTACCAGCAGGTAAAGAATTTACGCAAAGAATCGATCTCTTTTCTCATTTTCAAAGAGTTCTGTTATGTGGTTCATCATCAATGATGCTAATCATGCAGTAGTTCCTTGCTCATAGTGACGTTTGAGTTTGAAATACTGGCGACCAGTACTACTCAGTCATTATGTTTAGGAGCTGATCGCTTAGGGTTAATCCATTAGGTACGACACCAAATTCATCCTCATAGTCAGGGACATTGCTGAATCTGGAGATAAAAAAGGCGCTGGATGCTTGAAATTGCGTTTCAATTCATCCTGCTTTTTAGCAACGCCAATCAGGAACATACGAGTGTTTGCTGGATGGGAATTGTGATCGCAAACTCAGTCCATTGATCGGGTTTGGAGAAGCACTGAATGGTGCCATGGTGTTTTTCGGTAATGATCTGGTGACTGATGGATAGACCCAGTCCAGTACCTTTACCAACCGGTTTGGTTGTGAAGAAGGGATCGAACATACGCGCTTTCACCTCATCTGGAATACTCCCGCCACTATTGCCAATATGGATGGAGACGCTATTGTTGCCAGAACGGTAGGTTTTAATTTTGATCCAGCCAGGCTCCGACAGCTCATCAGTGCCCGCCGTTGAGGCCTTCCAGTTCGTACCAAACGCAACCGTGGGATCAACCGTCTGCTTCCCTTGGGTGCAATGCTCTTCCAAGGCATCGATCGCGTTCGTTAATATGTTCATAAATACCTGATTAAGTTGCCCCGCGTAGCACTCTACCAATGGCAACTGTCCGTAATCCTTGATCACCTGAATCTTGAGATGATTTAGCTTTTTTAAGCGCCCTCCCAAAATCATTAGTGTGCTCTCAATCCCTTCATGGATATCGACTGCTTTCAACTCAGCTTCATCCAGTCGAGAAAAAATACGTAACGCCAGCACAATCTCTCGAATCCGTTCCGTGCCAACGCGCATCGAACGAAAGATTTCTTGGCTATCTTGTTTGACGAACTCTAAATCCATTTCTTCCAATTTCGCCTGGAGGACGGGGGGCAAGGGCACACAGCACTGCTCAACCAGTTCCACCAGTTGCAGCAATTGCTGCATATACTCATTGGCGTAGATCAAATTGCCGTGGATAAAGTTCACCGGGTTGTTAATTTCATGGGCAACTCCAGCCACAAGCTGCCCCAAGCTGGCCATCTTTTCAGCATGAACCAGTTGAGCTTCAGCCGCTTTGCGTTCTTGCAACAGACGCTTCACCCGGCGAATCAGATGATTCATGGTGTCTGTAAGAATACCCACTTCATCCTGGGCAGTTTGGGGCACTTGCAGGTCAAAATTTTGCTCCTGAATCACCCGGTTGGCAATCTGGGTGGTTGTTTCCAGGGGTTGAGTAATTGCACGGCTCAGAAACCAGGCAAATACTGCTGCTAGGATTCCGGCGAGGGCTAGGCTCACAGCAATGATTTGCCGTTCTAGGGTTTCTGCCTGGATCACGGCCAGGGTTGCAGCTTGTTCTTCTTCAGTAGCAAGGGCAATAATCTGGTCAAGATCATCCACTAAATTTCGCAGCTTTAGAGTAGTGGGATGCACCGCCAGTTCTAGCCATTCACGGCGCAGGGCAGAGGCTTGTTCTGCGGTGGGCGCCGCAGAGTTGATCGTGGTGAGTTTATTAAACAGGGTCTCCGCCTTCTGAAAGTACTGGTGTAGAGCAGAGTCATAATCCTGGACTAGGCGTTTCATTAACACCTGTTCTGCTTCTGACTCGTCTACAGAGGGATGGGCATAGGATGCTTTTAGTGCAGCCCACAGTTGTTTTGCTTTTTCAGTGTGGTTGCGATAGGCTTCGACCTCTTGCTGTATCAGGGGTTTGTTTTCCAGAAAGGCGATGGTGTGTTGCCGATGTAGCTTGGATCGTATCAGTTCGATTTCAAACTCGGCTGGTAGTCGTTTCTCGTCCAGAGCATCGGCCAGGTGCATCTCAGCTCGGTGATAAAGATATCCTCCCAGCCCAAACCCAACCAGGCTACCGCCGACAGCAACTCCAAGCACAACTCCGTATCCCCAAACAATTTTCTTCCGAATGCTCAAACGAGACAGCCGCTCTGAGAACGATAGGAATAAAGGAGTGTGTTGCAAGTAGTTTAGCTGTTGCATTGGACGCGTAACCAACGAAGAATCTTGTAGAGTGCTTTTCAGCAACGTCATCTTGGTAAACGAAAGCAGAGCAGGTTTTAGGATACCCAAATTGTTTAAGAGGTTATTAAGGAAAAGATGAGAATTTTCTCATGCATCTCTCGGTGTTTGAAGATAAGATTGTCGAATGTGGTCGGCAATTTCGGTCGTGTTTCAAAAATGTTGGCTTTTCTAGGAGACATTGCATGTAGCGGTGTTGCTGAAGGGAGCATGTCACCTTTGCAGGCCCTCATCCCCCAGCCCCTTCTCCCAGGTTGGGAGAAGGGGAGCCGAGCCATCTCAAAGTCCCTCTCCCAAATTGGGAGAGGGATTTAGGGTGAGGGCAAAAGTGACATGCACCCGTTGCTGAATAGCCGTATGAATTGGAACAGGGTTTCAATTCATACACCCTTTGATTCATACTCAGAATCAGCAACCCCTTGCATGTAGCCTCTCTACCGGAGGTGTCTACATTTCTGCTCTACGACCGTCTGTTAGTTAGCTTTTCCATAAAAATAGTTAGCTTTTCCATAAAAGGTTTAAGTTGTATTATTTTTTGTATTAGTAAACTCCTTTTTAGCGTCTTTGTTTCTAAGATCTTTCTAAGAGGGTGTTTTAAAAGTCAAGGGTAGCATCCTTTTTTAAAAGCCAGAGAAAAATAATCTAAAACTGGCGTTTCTTGCCGCAAAGTCTTCAGATTTATCTGATTATTCTCTATCCATTAGAAAATAGGACTACTAAGGTAGTTGAGACCATTTACTTATCACCAGGTTGCGCAGGATAAGTCGTTTAAGGAGGGAGAGTTCTATCAATCTATCAATCAATATCAGATTCTCTGATCATAGCTTCGCGTTGAATTGATTTGAATCGGCCAATTGAAGGATTGGCAATCAGTAAATTGAAGGATTTCGTTTTTACCAGATAGGTGTCTGTAGAATTCGGGTATTCTATCTAACTATCTAATAGGGCTAGGTCGCTGGTATATGGATACAGGTTGTACCAGGGAAAGAACTTCACGAACCACGACAGCGTCATTTAGCCCTGTCAAACGCCTCCTGATGAATTCTGCAATGATGAATGCCTTGCGATCTGGCTTTTCTTCCGCTACCATTGGGCAGCGGCTCCTGTTAGGGATGGGGGTGTCGCTAGGGATGGCGATCGCGGGTGCACTGGTGGGGGTGCTCACCGGGTTTTATCTCGAGCATCAGGCACAGGCCCTGTTCGTTGATACGATAGAAGAAGTGCACCTGAGCC is from Leptothermofonsia sichuanensis E412 and encodes:
- a CDS encoding two-partner secretion domain-containing protein, yielding MNYLHWFAAATITPFLFATTQLSIPASVQAQILAAPDGTNTLVNQMGSTFSITGGTQAGSNLFHSFQHFSVNPGQTASFLSNLVIANILTRVTGGHASLINGSIQVSGSNANLYLMNPAGIVFGANASLNVPGSFTATTANGIGVGNGWFNALGNHHYPALTGQPDPFAFTTMQPGAIINAGNLAVGQGQRLTLLGGVVINAGTVTAPGGTVTIAAVPGEKLVRIHQEGHLLSFDLPAETRSILSSSAMTPASLPALLTGGHLGSATDLTVENGTVRLTGSVLPVTGGDVVVKTLTTQTATLSAANNLLLSESQLRTTGDLNLQAANTVMVRDSVTHPVAIQAGRHLTIQGDRGIDILALNHLQQGKPIQAGANLSLISDGVISGDTHYGSGGNFILRSLSGAIASFVSLYDPVISSNSSVLFAGNYTGPSLKVEARGDITFTGGITINAADPTAIDANSADQNLLRGGRALILRAGRSVLDNPPNVPILGFSDPTRVATGSVTVGGAIATAASPEVPLTVVITATGNVTTQAITTSQTPGEGGNISISSTNGGISTGAILARQVLDFYGGFSPEGGSVILSAPNGSITTGDLEAGFSVDGAGNRVGVSLTSQGPIQTSNIRALHSVQLNSTAGNVVVETIRTATTNFDGTEITVTTPGLFQARGTFTPNPVLNNLLVRRVDIDAPGNEDIVQFLKSQGVLDANGVIVPAVNQPPGTEHPIVSVDAASGCRTVVVDVRGDEIPVSILAGRGDDLPVVRIQHGGRSVDTTQTNDLLGRRFVTITGLGGSDGTQFVVGGVPVRLVTFSITSDFTAPEVDDRGSTPYNGPAIRYQTFAPALFGSDQFPVDISGTAGAIATIPTVTNATFPGSLEGIVFRPATNSNPLNPISSAPVIRGNEASLAGDGSSIVNPVITSVAEQSLQRQPQKPACEGILATTSTPPPEARSPFSVTNPCGSLSDEAQILRILREDEN
- a CDS encoding sensor histidine kinase → MLGVAVGGSLVGFGLGGYLYHRAEMHLADALDEKRLPAEFEIELIRSKLHRQHTIAFLENKPLIQQEVEAYRNHTEKAKQLWAALKASYAHPSVDESEAEQVLMKRLVQDYDSALHQYFQKAETLFNKLTTINSAAPTAEQASALRREWLELAVHPTTLKLRNLVDDLDQIIALATEEEQAATLAVIQAETLERQIIAVSLALAGILAAVFAWFLSRAITQPLETTTQIANRVIQEQNFDLQVPQTAQDEVGILTDTMNHLIRRVKRLLQERKAAEAQLVHAEKMASLGQLVAGVAHEINNPVNFIHGNLIYANEYMQQLLQLVELVEQCCVPLPPVLQAKLEEMDLEFVKQDSQEIFRSMRVGTERIREIVLALRIFSRLDEAELKAVDIHEGIESTLMILGGRLKKLNHLKIQVIKDYGQLPLVECYAGQLNQVFMNILTNAIDALEEHCTQGKQTVDPTVAFGTNWKASTAGTDELSEPGWIKIKTYRSGNNSVSIHIGNSGGSIPDEVKARMFDPFFTTKPVGKGTGLGLSISHQIITEKHHGTIQCFSKPDQWTEFAITIPIQQTLVCS